GTATGCAATGAAGCTGTGGATATGATTTGGTTGCTGACCAATAATTATTGGTTGTTTTGGTCCGAGGAGTGGAAACTATGCAGTCATGTTGAGAATTTAGTTTCTGGCAAACAACTATTTgttcttgtgcatcttgatgctTTCAGTGAGCATTTAGAATTTCAGTAGTGAGTGACTTTGAAATGAAGTTTTGTGGCATTTGAGGGCTGACTTATTATTATGTGTGCATGCTGTTCTACTTGCGAATGTTCTCTTGTTTTTATGCTTCATAGAGAATCTCCTTGTACTAAAGGGCTCTTCCTTGTTATCTACTCCCTCCAATCCAAATTAATTGTCGTtgatttagtacaaagttgtactaaatcaatttggatcggagggagtattttcTTCCTTTGGTATTGCAATGGTACATTTGTAAAGAGTTTCTGGAGATGAAATTAGCCTGTACTCCGTTTTCAGATACAGGCGATTTTTTAGCGTTGGGAACAAGTGCCTATGGACTCTGAACTTTTAAGTGCTTGTCAGTTTCGTATTGAATTGTAGCTATGTGTGGGGTACCAGAAGGAGCTACCAAAAAGTAAAAATGCTGCCTAGTGACCATTATAACATATTGCAAAAGCTAATGACTGGTTTGTTGTAAATCGCAGTCTATTAAACCAGAACTGATAGTACAAGTGGAGCCTATTGAGGATCCATATGGCCCATCCATTATTGATGATAAGTTGCATGCAATTATTGTCAGGTATGTACATTTGCATTATAGCTTTTCTGGCATTTAGCATATTCATAAATATGCCATTTTTTGTTCTTTCGTGCATGCGATCTTACCAAAAGCTAAAAGTCATCCTTCCACTAACTTCAACACTGTACTATAAGCATCTGAAATATATTGATGTCGAACTTGCATATTACAGTTCCATTTTGGACTTGAAAGTATGATGTTCCAACATGGCCCATCCTTATCATGCATGTCCTTGTTTACTTTAAGCTTTGCTTgatgtgcctcatttgatgtggAAATGCCGTTTATATTTAGTAAGGAGACACTGAACGGTGGACTCTCTGTAAATCAGAAAAGAGAAGGGAAAGAACTGCCGTTGTTGAAGGTGTGGTCATGTATTCTATATTTCCTATGAACCCGCAAGTGTATGGAGCACTTAGACGAACTGACGAGCTTCGTTGCAGGTTGAGGTTGTTGATCTTTTATCTGGAGACACCGAGGGAGAAAAATTGAGTTCATCTGCTTTAAGGAAGCTTGAGGCTGTGCAAGCTGAACAGCAGAAAGCAACAATAGCTAATCAGAAAGGTGTTTAGACAGGAAATATATTGGAATCTTGAGCTGCATACACAAATCTGAAGTGGTCCGCTGAAGCTTGTTATCAACAAAAAGGAATTAGAAATGGCATTTTGGCTTCCTTTTTGAACGAATGGTCTTCAAACGTCGACCTATGTCCCTGTAACACTATATTGCTCTACTCTGAATGGTATAAACTTACAAAGTCAATGTTGGTAAGCTAGACTAACCAAATGTACACATATTTTGTCCTGGCATTGCCATCTAGCTGTAAAGTCACCTTGAGGTCGTTTGGAATAATGGTAACCAACTAAATGAATTTGGTGCCTCTTTTGTGACGTGTTTATGTGATGTGTACTTCATAAGAAGTCATGCAATATAACTGTAGCATTTGCTCCATTTCGATCCACTGTTGTTCTTGGGTCTCTTTGCAGAAACCAGGTATGTACGATTTACTTTGGTTGATTACGAGTTAACAAGAGTAATTGTCGTCATGAGTCATTGTAGTAAGAGGTACTCACTTGTAATTTAGGGCCATTAAATTGTTTTTAGGGAAAGGACCAGTAATTATCTGATGCAAATTGTAACAATGCCTTTGTATGCTGTTTTTGTTGTAGCATAAATACAATAAAAAATGCTGGTAAGACTTGCAAAACAAAAGATTAATTGCTTATGTACAATATATCCAGCAAATAAATGGCAAGTTCAAGATATGAAGTGGCAAATCCACAGCCATAGATTCACAACCCCATGTCCACATCAGTACAAGCAGAACAGACAAAAAACCATCAAAATTCTAGTTctcacacaccacacacacaaGTCTTGCACACATGTCTGCTGGTAGTTCTCATGTTTCTATGGCCTGAAGTTATCCCGGGCTTAGAAATGAGGTGACCAAGGCAAAGAACTTGTCTCCATGGCCACCTCACAACTCACGGGAGCACTGGTACGTGACCTCTATTTATTTCCCTTACAAGTCTATGGAAGAACTCGCAAAGATTTGTGTAGGAGTTACATAGTTATTTTCCCTTTTGCTGGGTTTTTGTTTGTTATATCCCCAGCATTTTCTTGCCCCTAGGAACTAACCCATATACAATTTGATCTAACTTTGCATACAGAGATCAAGAAATGGCTTGTTCAACCACATTTAGGGTTCCCAGTGGGTTAGGATTCTTGGGGCCTTCCAAGATTGGTCGGAATCCTTTGAGAAACAAAGGTGGTGTCCGGTCAGGAGCAAAGTATGTGGCACCAACGTGTGCAGTCTCCTCTGCTAGGCCAGCGTCACAGCCTAGGTTCATACAGCACAAGAAGGAGGCCTTCTGGTTCTACAGGTTTCTTTCTGTAGTATATGATCATGTTATAAACCCAGGGCATTGGACTGAGGACATGAGGGATGATGCATTGGGACCCGCTGAACTCTATGACAATGAGTTCAAGGTTGTTGATGTTGGCGGTGGAACTGGGTTCACTACATTGGGGATTGTCAAGCATGTGGACAACGACAATGTGACCCTGCTGGACCAGTCACCACACCAGATTGAGAAGGCTCGGCAGAAGGAGGCACTGAAGGGGGTGAGCATCATGGAGGGTGATGCTGAGGACCTCCCCTTTCCAACTGACACATTTGACCGTTATGTCTCCGCTGGAAGGTGATGCTCTTATCAATTGTATGGATATCTTATCGTATAGTATCTCTTTATATATACTGATCTTATACCAGCTTGAGTAAGGTAGTATTTTCTTAACCTTCATCCTTTCCTGTTGCTTCTTACTACCAGTAATGTCAATACCTTGTTATTGCTTGTCTTAATATATCTAGATTTGTATGCCAATCTGATTTTACTTGACAAAATCCATCTGACCGCAGTATAAACATTGTAAACACAATGGTTCAGTTGCCTGCCAGGATATATTGGTACTGGTGTAATTTGAAGCAAATGATAATGCTCTTGTTTCCAGTTGTCCATGGTTCGAGAAATGTTATTGAAGTCCTGATATTCTGCTGGAAGAAATTATCTAACTACCTTCAGATCTGTATAGACATGTACAGATACCTTTGGTCGATCCTTCCCTATATATATGTTAAGCTGCTGCTTGAACATTGAAAGGAGTGTATATTTGCGACCTGGATTAGATTTTTATTATTGTGAGTCGAGTCCATATCTCTCATGCCTCCGTTTCACCAGCCATGCTTATAGATGGTGTTATTCTCCAGCATTGAGTATTGGCCTGACCCGCAGCGAGGAATCAAGGAAGCTTACAGGGTCGTAAAGCCTGGCGGGCTTGCCTGTTTGATCGGTCCAGTTCACCCAACATTTTGGCTATCTCGCTTCTTCGCCGACATGTGGATGCTCTTCCCCACGGAAGAAGAGTACATAGAGTGGTTCACCAAGGCAGGGTTCGAGGATGTCAAGCTCAAAAGGATCGGGCCCAAGTGGTACCGTGGTGTTCGTCGGCATGGCTTGATCATGGGATGCTCCGTGACAGGCGTGAAGAGAGCTTCTGGCGACTCCCCTTTGCAGGTACATTCCATGCATCCGTAGCTGCCAGACTTTGTTTTCTCCATCTCAATGTTCCAAGTGTGTTGACATCTCTTATCATTGGTATGTTGTTGCTGCAGCTCGGTCCCAAGGCTGAGGATGTTGAGGAACAGGTGAATCTTCTCGCCTTCCTCTTCCGCTTCGCCATCGGGACGATATGCGCGTCGTACTACGTGCTAGTGCCTATCTACATGTGGATCAAGGATCAGGTTGTTCCCAAAGGCCAGCCTATTTAAGCAATGGTAGTGAAGATCCATTTTTCGCTTCTGTATGTTAGCCACCTGTAGTGCTTGCAGTTCCCTACTCATGTATGTTTGTGCTTTTCTTTTCGTCAAAATCTTGTTTATGCAAATGGACTTTGTGCACTTGTGGAATTATAGAGGCTAGGGATGTAATATTCCCA
The sequence above is a segment of the Aegilops tauschii subsp. strangulata cultivar AL8/78 chromosome 6, Aet v6.0, whole genome shotgun sequence genome. Coding sequences within it:
- the LOC109753840 gene encoding 2-methyl-6-phytyl-1,4-hydroquinone methyltransferase 1, chloroplastic; translated protein: MACSTTFRVPSGLGFLGPSKIGRNPLRNKGGVRSGAKYVAPTCAVSSARPASQPRFIQHKKEAFWFYRFLSVVYDHVINPGHWTEDMRDDALGPAELYDNEFKVVDVGGGTGFTTLGIVKHVDNDNVTLLDQSPHQIEKARQKEALKGVSIMEGDAEDLPFPTDTFDRYVSAGSIEYWPDPQRGIKEAYRVVKPGGLACLIGPVHPTFWLSRFFADMWMLFPTEEEYIEWFTKAGFEDVKLKRIGPKWYRGVRRHGLIMGCSVTGVKRASGDSPLQLGPKAEDVEEQVNLLAFLFRFAIGTICASYYVLVPIYMWIKDQVVPKGQPI